AGAGCAGGTGGAACGTGTTACCACCCCGGGCGAAGAGCTCTCCTCATTAACCCTGTACCGCTTGATGACGGTTTACGAGCGCCTGAACCGCCGCTGGATGAGCCGCAGCGAAGAGGTGACCCACACCGTGGTGCAATACCCTTACACCATAGAAAAGCAAAAGAAAGTAATCAACGAGTTGCTGAGCATCAACAGCCGACTGGATTTCCGGGCGTTTGTGAGTAATTCTGAAAATAAGGTGCACTTTGTCTACAACTTCCTGGCCATGCTGGAAATGTTACAGCAGGAGTTATTGAATATTCAGATTGGATTGGGCTTTAATAACTTTTGGGTGGAAGTGAAGTAAGAGTTGCCCGTTGCCTGGATAATTTGATTTTTGACGGCGGCCAGAGGCCGCGGGATAGTCATCACTCGCGAAGACGCGAGCGATGGCAAGAAATCAAAACAAACAAGAAAAGCGGCCTTTGCCGCTTTTCTTGTTTGTTAAACCCGCAGTCGCTCGGCTCCAGCCGAGTGGCACGCTATCCCGCGGCCTCTGGCCGCCGTAAAAATTACAGTTTCTTTACTTTAAAATCATATTTGGTTTGAGGAGTAATCATCAGAATGCCATACTGTGGATACAGAGTTGTGCCAACTCTTAGTGAATAAACGCCCGCGTCCGGCAAATAGCCTCGCATTGCAAGCAGTCTGCTATAGCTTGCAAAAGGCTCACTATAAACCACTAATCTCAAATCTCATATCCCACATCTCAAATCTAAATCCTAAATTCGCGGGATGAAAAGAGATAAACTGATATTTGATTTGTTAGCCGACGAGCAGGACCGCCAGGAAGAAGGTCTGGAACTCATTGCGTCTGAGAATTTTGTGAGCAAACAGGTGATGGAAGCAGCTGGTTCGGTTGCCACCAACAAATATGCCGAAGGCTTACCAGGCAAACGCTATTATGGCGGTTGCCAGATTGTAGACGAGATTGAGACCATCGCTATAGATCGTGCAAAACAACTTTTCAATGCCGCATGGGTAAACGTGCAGCCGCACTCTGGCGCACAGGCTAATGCCGCAGTAATGCTGGCTTGTCTGCAACCTGGCGATAAAATATTAGGTTTCGATCTTTCTCACGGCGGTCACCTTACCCACGGTTCGCCGGTTAACTACTCTGGTAAAATTTACAAGCCTTTCTTTTACGGTGTAAAAAAAGAAACCGGTTATATCGATTACGATCAACTGAAAGAAGTTGCGCTGAAAGAAAAACCAAAAATGATCATCTGCGGTGCTTCGGCTTACTCGCGCGATTGGGATTATGCTTTCATCCGCAGCGTGGCTGACGAGATTGGTGCGCTGGTACTGGCTGATATTTCTCACCCGGCCGGCCTGATTGCCCGCGGTTTACTGACCGATCCGCTGCCACATTGCCACATCGTTACTACCACTACCCACAAAACCCTGCGCGGTCCACGTGGCGGTATGATTATGATGGGGAAAGATTTTGAAAACCCATGGGGTTTAAAAACACCAAAAGGCGAAGTTAGAATGATGTCTAACCTGTTGGATATGGCTGTTTTCCCAGGTACACAAGGTGGCCCGCTGGAGCACATCATCGCTGCTAAAGCCGTTGCTTATGGCGAGGCATTGAGCGATAGCTATATGAAATATGTATTGCAGGTAAAACAAAATGCCCAGGCTATGGCTAAAGCGTTGGTTGCCAAAGGTTATGATATTATTTCTGGCGGTACAGACAACCACCTGATGCTGATTGACCTGCGTAACAAAGGTATCACCGGTAAAGCTGCTGAGCAGGCACTGGTAAATGCCGATATCACTGTAAACAAAAACATGGTTCCGTTTGATGATAAATCACCGTTTGTAACTTCGGGTATCCGTGTAGGTACTGCTGCTGTTACCAGCCGTGGTATGAAAGAGAAACAAATGGAAGAGATTGTTGACCTGATTGACCAGGTGATAACTAACCCAGAATCAGAACAATCGCTTAAGAAAGTACGTAAACATGTACACGCGTTAACAGAGAAGTTTCCGCTGTATAAGTAATATAAGTGGCAGAGCATTCCCCTATTCCTGCAAATGAGCAACAACGACTTGAAGCACTAAGATCATACGATATCTTAGATACTGCACCAGAAGCAGTGTATGATGCCATCACCAGATTGGCATCATACATTTGCCAGGTGCCCATGGCTGCTATTACCCTGATTGATAGCGACAGGCAATGGCTCAAGTCAAGAATAGGGTTTGATATCACCGAAACTCCCCGTGCCGAGGCATTTTGCCGTTACACTATTTTAGATGACGTGATCCTGGAGGTGCCAGACACCCGCGAGGATGCCAAATTTGCCAATAGCGATTATGTTACCCCGATAGACGGCATCCGCTTTTATGCAGGTGCTCCGCTGATTGATGAGAGCGGCTACCGATTGGGTTCGCTCTGCGTAATTGATAATAAGCCCCGGAAACTTACCGAAGAGCAGCGCGATGCCTTGCGGACGCTCTCGGTAGAAGTTATTTCCCACCTCACCCTTCGTAAGCAAAAGGCCGAACTGGAGCTAACCGTTCTGCGCCATCAGGAGTTTTTTAACCTGTTTAATAATTCGCCCGATATTCATTGCATTGTTAATGCCAATACCGATGTTGATATAGCCAATGAGGCCTTCAGCAGCATTTTAGAGCATACGCTGGATGAGGTGATTGGCAAGCCTCTCTGGAACTTCCTGGCATTTGATAGTGATGATCTCCGCATATTCAGGCGGCATTTTGATTCAAGAAAAAGCTTCGAGCTGGAAACCCGTATAAAAACAGGTGCCGACGAAGCAAAGTGGATTGATTGGTGTGTGTCATGTAAAAACGGCAAATGGTACGTTAGCGGCAGAGATATCACTTACCAAAAACAGATCCTGGCCAATTTGCAGGAGCTTTCTACCGTGGCCAGCAAGATTAGCAATGGTGTTGCCATTATGAATGCGGATAACCAGGCCATTTGGATTAACGATGCGTTTACCCGCCTTACCGGTTATACAATTGATGATATTCGTGGTAAGCAATTCCAGGAGTTGTTACAGGGCGACTATCATAATAATCTGTTCCGCCAGAAAACGGACGATCTGGTGCGCTCGCAAAAGCCATTTGATATAGAACTGCATGTTAACCATAAAGATGGTCGCCCGCTTTGGGTATCAGTCACCAGTTCTGTGGTGTTTGATGAGGCGGGCAATGTAGAGAAATATATCAAAGTACTCAGCGATATCACCGCGCGCAAGCAAGCCGAGCAGGAGCTGAATATCCTCACGTTTGCTGCCCGAAAATCGCCGGGAGGCATTATGATTCGCGACCGCGAGGCCCGCGTGTTGTGGATGAACGAAAGTTTTGAGAAAATAACCGGCTATACGTTAAAGGAGATGAAGGGTAAAACCTTCGGTGCCAAATTAATTGGCGAAGAAAGTAACCATGAACTGTTTGCCAAGGCGGTAGAGGCGGTAAAGAACAACCAGTCTTATGAGCTGGAAATGAAGATCTACCGTAAAGATGGTACGCCGTTCTGGGCGTCAATGTCAAACAGTCCGATATTAAACGAAGACGGGCAGGCTGACCGACAGGTAGGAGTGATGACTGATGTTACCCAGCGTAAGCAGGCAGAACAACAGCTCAAAATGCTCTCGCTTGTGGCCAGCAGCACTACCAGCGGTGTAGTAATTAACGATGCCGATGGCAATGTGGAATGGGTAAACGATGCCTTCCATGACATTACCGGTTATACGATTGACGAAGTGCGGCACCAGCATCTGGGCGACGTTATTAAAGGTGAACTAACAGACGTAAGCCTCATAGAGAAAGCCCGTGAGCTATCGCGCAATAAACAATCATTCGAAGTAGATGTGCTGGTTTACCGTAAGGATGGCCAGCCCTTGTGGATCTCGGTTATCAACTCCGTGATTTTGGGTGGCGACGGCCAGGTAGAGAAATATATTGAAGTAATTATTGACATTACCGCCAAAAAGAAGGCCGAGCTGGAGCTGATTGCCGCAAAAGAAGAAGCATTGCAGTTGGGCAGAGCCAAAGAGATGTTTATCTCGGTAATGAGTCATGAGATCCGTACGCCGCTAAATGCAGTGATCGGCATGTCGCGTTTGTTGCTGGAAGATAATCCGCTGCCATCGCAGCAGGAGAATTTGAGTGTGCTGAAATTCTCGGCAGAGAACCTGATGATGCTGATTAACGACGTGCTTGATTTTACCAAGATTGAGACCGGTAACATCCAGTTGGAAAAAGCCAAGGTTGATCTGCGCGAGTTGGTGCAAAGCGTTGCCGCCTCTATGCGCTTTAAGGCTCAGGAAAAAAATATCTATGTAAAATGTAATATAGATGAGGCCGTTCCGCCATTGATTTTAGGCGATAGCACCCGCCTGGTGCAGATTTTGCTTAACCTGGTGGGTAACGCCATTAAATTTACCGGGCAGGGCGGCGTAAGCATTGATTTAAAAGTAATTGAACAAAATACCGACGTTGTACGTATAAGATTTGGAGTGGCCGATACCGGCATTGGCATTGCGCCGGAAAAGGTAAATACCATATTTGAGTTGTGGAAGCAGGCCGAAACCGATACTACCCGCAAATATGGCGGAACGGGACTTGGTTTGGCAATAAGCAAACGATTAGTAACTTTGCATGACTCGCGGATAAATGTGGATAGTGTTGTTGGGCACGGATCTACTTTTTGGTTCACCATCTCATTTAGCAAGCCATTAGACAATTTAAGCAGTACTCAAAAATTAGTGGAAGCAGGATTAAAGATAAACATACTGGTGGTTGACGATAACCAGATCAACCGGTTGCTCATCAATAAAGTATTGAAGAAATGGGGCGCCGATGCCGATTTTGCCGAAAATGGCGCAGAGGCTGTTGATATGATTAAAGCTAAACAAAACTATGATGTGGTGCTGATGGATATCCACATGCCTGTTATGGGCGGATTGGAGGCCACACGGGTGCTGCGTGCTATG
This region of Mucilaginibacter yixingensis genomic DNA includes:
- the glyA gene encoding serine hydroxymethyltransferase → MKRDKLIFDLLADEQDRQEEGLELIASENFVSKQVMEAAGSVATNKYAEGLPGKRYYGGCQIVDEIETIAIDRAKQLFNAAWVNVQPHSGAQANAAVMLACLQPGDKILGFDLSHGGHLTHGSPVNYSGKIYKPFFYGVKKETGYIDYDQLKEVALKEKPKMIICGASAYSRDWDYAFIRSVADEIGALVLADISHPAGLIARGLLTDPLPHCHIVTTTTHKTLRGPRGGMIMMGKDFENPWGLKTPKGEVRMMSNLLDMAVFPGTQGGPLEHIIAAKAVAYGEALSDSYMKYVLQVKQNAQAMAKALVAKGYDIISGGTDNHLMLIDLRNKGITGKAAEQALVNADITVNKNMVPFDDKSPFVTSGIRVGTAAVTSRGMKEKQMEEIVDLIDQVITNPESEQSLKKVRKHVHALTEKFPLYK
- a CDS encoding PAS domain-containing protein is translated as MAEHSPIPANEQQRLEALRSYDILDTAPEAVYDAITRLASYICQVPMAAITLIDSDRQWLKSRIGFDITETPRAEAFCRYTILDDVILEVPDTREDAKFANSDYVTPIDGIRFYAGAPLIDESGYRLGSLCVIDNKPRKLTEEQRDALRTLSVEVISHLTLRKQKAELELTVLRHQEFFNLFNNSPDIHCIVNANTDVDIANEAFSSILEHTLDEVIGKPLWNFLAFDSDDLRIFRRHFDSRKSFELETRIKTGADEAKWIDWCVSCKNGKWYVSGRDITYQKQILANLQELSTVASKISNGVAIMNADNQAIWINDAFTRLTGYTIDDIRGKQFQELLQGDYHNNLFRQKTDDLVRSQKPFDIELHVNHKDGRPLWVSVTSSVVFDEAGNVEKYIKVLSDITARKQAEQELNILTFAARKSPGGIMIRDREARVLWMNESFEKITGYTLKEMKGKTFGAKLIGEESNHELFAKAVEAVKNNQSYELEMKIYRKDGTPFWASMSNSPILNEDGQADRQVGVMTDVTQRKQAEQQLKMLSLVASSTTSGVVINDADGNVEWVNDAFHDITGYTIDEVRHQHLGDVIKGELTDVSLIEKARELSRNKQSFEVDVLVYRKDGQPLWISVINSVILGGDGQVEKYIEVIIDITAKKKAELELIAAKEEALQLGRAKEMFISVMSHEIRTPLNAVIGMSRLLLEDNPLPSQQENLSVLKFSAENLMMLINDVLDFTKIETGNIQLEKAKVDLRELVQSVAASMRFKAQEKNIYVKCNIDEAVPPLILGDSTRLVQILLNLVGNAIKFTGQGGVSIDLKVIEQNTDVVRIRFGVADTGIGIAPEKVNTIFELWKQAETDTTRKYGGTGLGLAISKRLVTLHDSRINVDSVVGHGSTFWFTISFSKPLDNLSSTQKLVEAGLKINILVVDDNQINRLLINKVLKKWGADADFAENGAEAVDMIKAKQNYDVVLMDIHMPVMGGLEATRVLRAMPESYFQQLPIIALTASMLNNQMNEIGGAGMNDYVLKPFNPKTLYDKLARYQQQ